In the genome of Vicinamibacterales bacterium, one region contains:
- a CDS encoding prolyl oligopeptidase family serine peptidase — MNAILIASAALLLQANPIDVKLDAAKVNVQQLTYAQPDGTRNAATLVTPAASGPTGRAAGRPAILFLHWYGPPDPTSNRTQYLPEAVELAQSGVVSLLVDTPWSKERWFATRDSAKDYEFTVQMTKNVKRALDVLLAQPGLDRTRIAVVGHDFGAMWGALAVADDPRVTHFAYAAGTSSFTDWYLYTPKREGAEREAFVARLAPLDPIAHLLKIAPRPVLLQFGTRDEHVKNESATAQAEAAKEPKTVKIYPNAGHELTYQARVDRLAWIRQQFKLQP; from the coding sequence TCGATGTGAAGCTCGACGCCGCGAAGGTCAACGTCCAGCAGCTCACCTACGCGCAACCCGACGGCACGCGCAACGCCGCAACGCTGGTGACGCCCGCCGCCAGCGGACCCACTGGCCGAGCCGCAGGACGGCCCGCGATCCTCTTCCTGCACTGGTACGGCCCGCCCGACCCGACCTCGAACCGCACGCAGTACCTGCCCGAGGCGGTCGAGCTCGCGCAGTCCGGCGTCGTGTCCCTGCTCGTCGATACGCCGTGGAGCAAGGAGCGCTGGTTCGCCACGCGCGACAGCGCGAAGGACTACGAGTTCACGGTGCAGATGACGAAGAACGTGAAGCGCGCGCTCGACGTTCTCCTCGCCCAGCCCGGCCTCGACCGTACCCGGATCGCCGTCGTCGGGCACGACTTCGGGGCGATGTGGGGCGCGCTCGCGGTGGCCGACGATCCCCGCGTCACGCACTTCGCCTACGCGGCGGGGACGAGCTCGTTCACCGACTGGTATCTCTACACGCCGAAACGCGAAGGCGCGGAGCGCGAGGCCTTCGTCGCCAGGCTCGCGCCGCTCGATCCGATCGCCCACCTGCTGAAGATCGCGCCGCGGCCGGTGCTGCTGCAGTTCGGGACGCGCGACGAACACGTCAAGAACGAATCGGCCACGGCGCAGGCGGAGGCAGCGAAGGAACCCAAGACGGTCAAGATCTACCCGAACGCCGGCCACGAGCTGACGTACCAGGCACGCGTCGATCGACTCGCGTGGATACGACAACAGTTCAAGCTCCAGCCGTGA